The Apostichopus japonicus isolate 1M-3 chromosome 6, ASM3797524v1, whole genome shotgun sequence genome contains a region encoding:
- the LOC139968687 gene encoding tetraspanin-5-like, with amino-acid sequence MGKSKTSPYDDRTSYQLDYPPPNYRRPTRSAPRGVEVSQCTKFFLFFINVFFWIVGAFLLGFGIWGLVSKNGNNVSDLAEDLGIFLDPMFAFIITGSIIFILGFFGCIGALRENTCMIRFFTYFLMLIFLAEVTLGVLGYLYQDKLFNVLDSWFEKTIVLYLDDPDKQFIMDGMQEGLECCGSREPRDWENNVYFNCSSIARSACSVPFSCCRQQEGVINYQCGFDVLSMNDDDMAQIIFTYGCADAMRDWFITNGIILGICLGALILFQCVTICLGRSLVTDIQQVKSYW; translated from the exons ATGGGTAAATCTAAGACATCCCCTTACGATGACAGAACATCATACCAGTTGGATTACCCTCCACCGAACTACAGAAGACCGACAAGGAGTGCTCCCCGGGGAGTCGAAGTTAGCCAATGCACCAAGTTTTTCCTGTTCTTTATCAACGTTTTCTTTTGGATCGTCGGTGCGTTTCTGCTCGGGTTCGGTATTTGGGGTCTGGTCTCTAAGAACGGTAACAATGTCTCAGATTTAGCCGAAGATCTCGGTATATTTCTCGACCCAATGTTCGCTTTCATCATCACCGGATCCATTATCTTCATCCTTGGTTTCTTTGGTTGTATTGGAGCTCTACGAGAGAATACCTGTATGATCAGATTCTTTACGTATTTTCTCATGTTAATATTTTTGGCTGAAGTTACGCTCGGCGTTTTGGGTTACCTCTATCAAGATAAACTTTTCAATGTTCTCGATAGCTGGTTCGAAAAGACAATTGTTTTATATCTCG ACGACCCAGACAAACAGTTTATCATGGATGGCATGCAGGAAGGATTGGAGTGTTGTGGCTCAAGAGAACCCAGAGACTGGGAAAATAACGT TTATTTCAACTGTTCTTCCATCGCTCGATCGGCTTGCAGTGTTCCATTTTCATGTTGTCGGCAACAAGAGGGCGTTATCAACTATCAATGCGGGTTTGACGTGCTCAGTATGAATGACGACGATATGGCACAAATCATATTCACTTACGGTTGTGCTGACGCTATGAGGGACTGGTTCATAACAAACGGCATCATTTTGGGTATTTGTCTAGGCGCATTGATTCTTTTCCAATGCGTTACCATCTGCTTGGGTCGATCCCTCGTAACAGATATCCAACAGGTCAAGTCATACTGGTAG